The Mesobacillus jeotgali genome window below encodes:
- the rnpM gene encoding RNase P modulator RnpM, which yields MNSRKKVPMRKCVATGEMRPKKELVRIVRSKEGEVSIDLTGKKSGRGAYLSKDKEAVQLAKKRNILSRQLDTQVDDAIYDELNDLIEKESRLS from the coding sequence GTGAACAGCCGTAAAAAGGTTCCTATGCGAAAATGTGTCGCAACCGGTGAAATGAGACCGAAGAAAGAACTAGTTCGCATCGTTCGCTCAAAGGAAGGAGAAGTTTCCATTGACCTGACAGGCAAGAAATCGGGCCGTGGCGCTTATCTTTCTAAAGATAAAGAAGCAGTGCAATTAGCAAAGAAACGAAATATATTGTCCAGACAGCTTGACACACAAGTGGACGATGCAATATACGATGAGCTGAATGATCTCATCGAAAAGGAGAGCAGACTATCCTGA
- a CDS encoding YlxQ family RNA-binding protein, which produces MNSNQWMSLLGLANRARKIISGEELSVKEIRSGKAKLILLSADASANTTKKITDKCKSYNVPYKVVPDRHQLGQAIGKEARVVVALLDEGFAKKLLTLLD; this is translated from the coding sequence ATGAACTCAAATCAATGGATGTCATTGCTTGGCTTAGCCAATCGAGCACGGAAAATCATCTCAGGGGAAGAGCTTTCCGTCAAAGAAATCAGAAGCGGGAAGGCGAAACTCATTTTGCTTTCTGCGGATGCATCCGCAAATACTACAAAGAAGATTACCGACAAGTGCAAATCCTATAATGTACCTTATAAAGTGGTCCCGGACCGGCACCAGCTTGGCCAGGCGATCGGCAAGGAAGCACGTGTTGTAGTAGCCCTGTTGGACGAGGGTTTTGCAAAAAAACTGTTGACGTTGCTCGATTAA
- the infB gene encoding translation initiation factor IF-2, which translates to MSKTRVYEYAKKHNLSSKDVIIKLKEMNIEVSNHMTAMEDETVKKLDAVYNKKEDKPQQQSQQKASQGQKQAQNRNQGQKPNQGQNHNQSQNQNQQRNNQGQPKAQLKTTASAFSDDERRATTPEKVKTSAAAKKPGNSQPFNKNNNKNKQNNKNRNQQNQNKGRQNQQPAQQQPKKVKELPSKITFSESLTVAELAKKLNREPSEIIKKLFMLGVMATINQDLDKDAIELIATDYGVEVEEEIKIDTTDLEVYFTEDDEASLVERPSVVTIMGHVDHGKTTLLDSIRNTKVTAGEAGGITQHIGAYQVEENGKKITFLDTPGHAAFTTMRARGAKITDITILVVAADDGVKPQTVEALNHAKAAEVPIIVAVNKMDKPTANPDRVMQELTEYGLVPEAWGGDTIFVPISALTGEGIDSLLEMILLVGEVEEYKANPDRNAIGTVIEAQLDKGRGSVATLLVQNGTLKIGDPIVVGNTFGRVRAMVNDLGRRVKEAGPSAPVEITGLSDVPQAGDRFVVFEDEKTARQIGEMRSQQALQAQRSEKARVSLDNLFEHMKQGEMKDLNLIIKADVQGSVEALAAALQKLDVEGVNVRIIHTGVGAINESDITLAAASNGIVIGFNVRPDNNAKRAAESESVDIRLHRIIYKVIEEIESAMKGMLDPVYAEKVIGQAEVRQTFKVSKIGMIAGSYVTDGKITRDSGVRLIRDGVVIFEGEVDALKRFKDDAKEVAQGYECGITIKNFNDVKEGDVIEAYIMEEVER; encoded by the coding sequence ATGAGTAAAACACGCGTTTATGAATATGCAAAGAAGCATAATTTATCGAGTAAAGACGTGATTATAAAATTAAAAGAAATGAACATTGAGGTTTCTAACCATATGACTGCTATGGAAGATGAAACCGTGAAGAAGCTTGATGCTGTCTATAACAAGAAAGAAGATAAGCCACAGCAGCAAAGCCAGCAAAAGGCTTCACAGGGACAGAAGCAAGCCCAGAACCGCAATCAAGGCCAAAAGCCTAATCAGGGCCAGAATCACAATCAATCCCAAAACCAAAACCAGCAAAGAAACAACCAGGGACAGCCAAAAGCTCAGCTGAAGACAACAGCCAGTGCTTTTTCAGACGATGAGCGCCGTGCTACAACTCCTGAAAAGGTGAAAACCTCAGCAGCTGCCAAAAAGCCTGGTAACTCCCAGCCTTTCAATAAAAACAACAATAAGAACAAACAGAATAATAAGAACAGAAACCAGCAAAACCAGAATAAAGGCAGACAGAATCAGCAGCCGGCTCAACAGCAGCCGAAAAAGGTCAAAGAGCTTCCTTCAAAAATCACTTTCAGTGAATCATTGACAGTTGCTGAACTGGCTAAGAAGTTGAACCGTGAGCCATCTGAAATTATCAAAAAGCTCTTCATGCTAGGTGTCATGGCTACAATCAACCAGGACCTCGATAAAGATGCGATCGAACTGATTGCTACTGATTACGGTGTTGAAGTGGAAGAGGAAATCAAGATTGACACAACTGATCTTGAAGTTTATTTCACAGAAGATGATGAAGCATCATTGGTTGAAAGACCATCGGTTGTCACAATCATGGGCCACGTTGACCATGGTAAAACAACTTTGCTTGATTCAATCCGTAATACGAAGGTTACGGCAGGGGAAGCCGGTGGCATCACTCAGCATATCGGTGCTTACCAGGTCGAAGAGAACGGCAAGAAGATCACTTTCCTTGATACTCCTGGTCACGCGGCGTTTACAACAATGCGTGCTCGTGGTGCAAAGATTACCGATATCACTATCCTTGTCGTAGCTGCTGATGATGGTGTCAAGCCTCAGACTGTAGAAGCTTTGAACCACGCTAAAGCTGCTGAGGTTCCGATCATCGTAGCGGTAAATAAAATGGACAAACCGACAGCGAATCCAGACCGAGTTATGCAGGAACTGACAGAGTATGGCCTTGTTCCAGAAGCATGGGGCGGCGACACGATCTTTGTTCCAATTTCCGCGCTAACTGGCGAAGGCATTGACAGCCTGCTTGAAATGATTCTGCTTGTTGGTGAAGTGGAAGAATACAAAGCAAATCCTGACAGGAACGCAATTGGTACGGTTATCGAGGCACAGCTTGATAAAGGCCGTGGTTCAGTTGCCACATTGCTAGTACAGAACGGTACATTGAAAATCGGCGATCCAATCGTTGTCGGAAACACGTTCGGCCGTGTCCGTGCAATGGTGAATGATTTAGGGCGCCGCGTCAAAGAAGCAGGTCCATCAGCACCAGTTGAAATTACTGGTCTTAGTGATGTTCCGCAAGCCGGTGACCGCTTTGTCGTATTTGAAGACGAGAAAACTGCGCGTCAGATTGGTGAAATGCGTTCACAGCAGGCATTGCAGGCACAGCGAAGCGAAAAAGCGCGCGTAAGCCTCGATAATTTGTTTGAACATATGAAACAAGGGGAAATGAAAGACCTAAATCTAATTATTAAAGCCGACGTCCAAGGATCAGTTGAAGCACTTGCAGCAGCATTGCAAAAACTGGATGTGGAAGGTGTAAATGTAAGAATCATTCACACTGGTGTTGGTGCGATCAACGAGTCTGACATCACACTTGCGGCAGCTTCTAATGGTATCGTCATCGGCTTCAACGTCCGTCCGGATAATAACGCGAAGCGCGCTGCAGAGTCAGAGAGCGTCGATATCAGACTGCACCGCATTATTTACAAAGTGATTGAAGAAATCGAATCAGCGATGAAGGGCATGCTTGATCCGGTTTATGCCGAAAAGGTCATCGGCCAGGCTGAAGTACGCCAGACCTTCAAGGTATCAAAGATTGGCATGATTGCCGGTTCATATGTGACCGACGGTAAAATCACTCGTGACAGCGGTGTTCGTTTGATCCGTGACGGAGTCGTCATCTTCGAAGGTGAAGTCGATGCACTGAAGCGCTTCAAAGACGATGCAAAGGAAGTAGCACAGGGTTATGAGTGTGGTATTACCATTAAAAACTTCAATGACGTCAAAGAAGGCGATGTTATTGAAGCATATATCATGGAAGAAGTGGAACGTTAA
- a CDS encoding DUF503 domain-containing protein has product MVVGLAACECIIYDAHSLKEKRAVLQRIITRLKQKYNISVSEVDHQDVWQRTTIAVAAVSASKVSTERELQNALKMIDSFPEIERTITEIEWL; this is encoded by the coding sequence ATGGTAGTAGGCTTAGCAGCCTGTGAATGCATCATCTATGATGCTCATTCTCTAAAGGAAAAAAGAGCTGTCCTACAGCGGATCATCACAAGGCTGAAGCAGAAGTACAATATTTCGGTTTCTGAAGTGGATCATCAAGATGTTTGGCAGCGGACGACAATTGCCGTTGCAGCTGTTTCAGCTTCGAAGGTGTCAACCGAAAGAGAACTTCAGAATGCCTTGAAAATGATTGACTCTTTTCCAGAGATCGAACGTACCATCACCGAAATAGAATGGCTTTGA
- the rbfA gene encoding 30S ribosome-binding factor RbfA → MGHRVNRVGEQMKKELGDIISRKIKDPRVGFVTVTDVQVTGDLQQAKVYISVLGDEQQREDTLKGLAKAKGFIRTEIGQRIRLRKTPELIFEFDETMAYGNRINSLIHELHRDEQPGEETQEKDND, encoded by the coding sequence ATGGGTCATAGAGTAAATCGTGTTGGCGAACAAATGAAAAAAGAATTAGGCGATATCATCAGCCGCAAAATCAAGGATCCGCGAGTAGGTTTCGTAACAGTAACAGATGTCCAGGTTACTGGGGACCTTCAACAGGCAAAGGTCTATATCTCTGTTTTAGGCGACGAACAACAAAGAGAGGACACTCTTAAAGGATTAGCCAAGGCCAAAGGCTTCATCAGGACAGAAATTGGCCAAAGGATCCGCCTGAGAAAAACGCCTGAACTGATCTTTGAGTTTGATGAAACGATGGCTTATGGTAATCGTATCAATTCATTGATCCATGAGTTGCACAGGGATGAGCAGCCTGGAGAAGAAACGCAAGAAAAGGACAATGATTAA
- the truB gene encoding tRNA pseudouridine(55) synthase TruB, with amino-acid sequence MEGILPLFKPAGMTSHDCVFKLRKLLRTKKVGHTGTLDPDVTGVLPICVGKATKIAEYITDAGKAYEGEVTLGFTTTTEDASGEKVEEKPVDRTITRKEIEQVLQSLTGEIEQTPPMYSAVKVNGKKLYEYARQGIEVERPTRKVIIYAIELLDNRESFEGEQVSFKFRVSCSKGTYIRTLAVTIGEKLGYPAHMSSLVRIQSADFTIEDCYTFEQLEEMAAEGNLADALQPLEAGISYLPKYRINDKVAEKVKNGALLQIPEEFVGISGPIIVVTEDGKALAIYRSHPTKTGMMKPDKVLRNDQ; translated from the coding sequence ATGGAAGGGATTCTGCCTCTTTTTAAGCCAGCGGGAATGACTTCACATGATTGTGTGTTTAAACTCAGGAAACTGTTAAGAACGAAGAAGGTGGGACATACAGGCACCCTTGACCCGGATGTCACCGGGGTATTGCCTATATGTGTAGGCAAGGCGACCAAGATTGCCGAATACATAACGGATGCTGGAAAAGCATATGAGGGAGAAGTAACCCTGGGCTTCACGACAACGACAGAAGATGCATCGGGTGAGAAGGTTGAAGAAAAGCCAGTGGACAGGACAATAACAAGGAAAGAGATCGAACAGGTCCTGCAATCGCTGACAGGTGAAATCGAACAGACTCCTCCTATGTATTCAGCAGTAAAAGTAAATGGAAAAAAACTATATGAATACGCGAGACAAGGGATCGAAGTTGAAAGGCCTACTAGAAAGGTCATTATTTATGCCATCGAGCTTCTTGATAACAGAGAATCATTTGAAGGTGAACAGGTTAGCTTTAAATTCCGGGTATCGTGCAGCAAAGGGACGTATATTCGGACTCTGGCAGTGACGATTGGAGAAAAGCTGGGATATCCAGCGCATATGTCATCCCTTGTGAGAATACAATCCGCGGACTTCACCATCGAGGATTGCTATACATTTGAACAGCTGGAGGAAATGGCTGCAGAAGGCAATCTGGCAGATGCATTGCAACCATTGGAAGCTGGTATTTCTTATTTGCCGAAATATCGCATTAATGATAAAGTAGCAGAGAAAGTGAAAAATGGGGCGCTGCTGCAGATTCCAGAGGAATTTGTGGGGATTAGCGGCCCGATTATCGTAGTAACAGAAGACGGAAAAGCGCTCGCAATCTATAGGTCACATCCTACAAAAACAGGGATGATGAAGCCTGATAAAGTTTTGAGAAATGATCAATAA
- the ribF gene encoding bifunctional riboflavin kinase/FAD synthetase: protein MEMIMLKHPHEHKKEDFPPMAMALGYFDGVHLGHQQVIEEARKEAAAKGLKSAVMTFDPHPSVVLSKSVQHMEYITPLDDKARIIEEMGVDYLFVVHFSTDFSSLLPQEFVDQYIIGLNVQHVIAGFDYSYGKMGKGNMETIQFHSRGKFDSTVVSKLSTQEEEKVSSTLIRSFLRDGKVDEMPGLLGRFYTTKGTVINGERRGRTIGFPTANVGIEDHYILPPTGVYAVKIQVEGAWHEGVCNVGYKPTFHKEKKDKPSVEVHIFNFNKEIYGEPATIEWHLRLRSERKFEGIQQLVAQIEKDKQEALLYFEKNKG from the coding sequence GTGGAAATGATTATGCTAAAACATCCTCATGAACATAAAAAAGAAGATTTCCCTCCCATGGCCATGGCATTGGGCTATTTTGACGGAGTCCACTTAGGCCACCAGCAGGTCATCGAAGAAGCAAGAAAAGAGGCAGCAGCCAAAGGACTGAAGAGTGCGGTCATGACATTTGACCCTCATCCTTCAGTAGTCCTTAGCAAGAGTGTTCAGCACATGGAATATATAACACCATTGGATGACAAGGCTCGAATTATTGAAGAAATGGGAGTGGACTACTTATTTGTCGTTCATTTCTCAACGGATTTTTCGAGTCTGCTGCCTCAGGAATTTGTCGATCAATATATCATCGGCTTGAATGTTCAACATGTCATAGCAGGATTCGACTATTCCTACGGAAAAATGGGGAAAGGGAATATGGAGACAATCCAGTTCCATTCTAGAGGCAAGTTTGATTCCACTGTAGTATCCAAGCTTTCCACTCAAGAAGAAGAGAAGGTCAGCTCTACCTTGATCCGTTCCTTTTTAAGAGACGGAAAGGTGGATGAAATGCCAGGTTTGCTGGGGAGATTTTATACGACAAAGGGAACCGTTATAAATGGAGAGCGCCGAGGCCGTACAATTGGTTTCCCGACTGCGAATGTAGGCATCGAAGACCATTACATTCTCCCGCCAACTGGAGTATACGCTGTAAAGATTCAAGTAGAAGGGGCATGGCATGAAGGTGTCTGCAATGTTGGCTATAAACCAACCTTCCACAAGGAAAAAAAGGACAAACCTTCTGTTGAAGTCCACATCTTCAATTTCAACAAAGAGATTTACGGTGAACCCGCAACAATCGAGTGGCACCTTCGCCTGAGAAGTGAACGAAAATTCGAGGGAATACAGCAGCTTGTTGCCCAAATCGAAAAAGATAAGCAAGAAGCACTCCTATACTTTGAAAAAAACAAGGGTTAG
- the rpsO gene encoding 30S ribosomal protein S15, giving the protein MAISKVRKNELINEFKTHESDTGSPEVQIAVLTAEINTLNDHLRVHKKDHHSRRGLLKMVGKRRNLLTYLRNKDVARYRELINKLGLRR; this is encoded by the coding sequence ATGGCAATCTCAAAAGTACGTAAAAACGAACTTATCAATGAATTCAAGACTCACGAAAGTGATACTGGATCTCCAGAAGTTCAAATCGCTGTCCTTACTGCAGAAATCAACACTTTGAACGACCACTTGCGCGTTCATAAGAAGGACCACCACTCACGTCGCGGTCTTTTGAAAATGGTAGGTAAGCGTCGTAATCTTTTGACTTACCTTCGTAACAAGGACGTTGCTCGCTACCGCGAGTTAATCAACAAGCTTGGTCTACGTAGATAG
- the pnp gene encoding polyribonucleotide nucleotidyltransferase, which produces MEQEKQSFSFDWAGRKLTVEIGQLAKQANGAVLVRYGDTAVLSTATASKEPKNLDFFPLTVNYEERLYAVGKIPGGFIKREGRPSEKAILASRLIDRPIRPLFPDGFRNDVQVISIVMSVDQDCSSEMAAMFGSSLALSVSDIPFGGPIAGVTVGRIDGKFVINPSVEETEKSDMHLVVAGTMDAINMVEAGAEEVPEEVMLEAIMFGHDEIKRLIAFQQEIVAQVGKEKREIKLFELDKDLEAEVRGVCEQDMISAIQVQEKHAREDAIKEVKNAVVARYEEQEADDDKLKQVKQILDKIVKGEVRRLITEEKVRPDGRGVDEIRPLSSEVGLLPRTHGSGLFTRGQTQALSICTLGAMGDVQILDGLGIEEEKRFMHHYNFPLFSVGETGPIRGPGRREIGHGALGERALEPVIPNEKDFPYTVRLVSEVLESNGSTSQASICASTLALMDAGVPIKAPVAGIAMGLIKSGVHYSILSDIQGMEDHLGDMDFKVAGTAKGVTALQMDIKIEGLSREILEEALQQAKKGRMHILESMLATIKEPREQLSKYAPKIITMWIKPDKIRDVIGPSGKQINKIIEETGVKIDIEQDGTVFIGSVDEEMIQRAKKIIEDIVREVEVGEMYLGKVRRIEKFGAFVEIFPGKDGLVHISELAEERVGKVEDVLKLGDELLVKVTEIDKQGRVNLSRKAVLKEQREKAEKQS; this is translated from the coding sequence ATGGAACAAGAAAAACAAAGTTTTTCCTTCGACTGGGCAGGGCGCAAGCTAACAGTCGAAATTGGACAGCTTGCAAAGCAAGCAAATGGTGCAGTCCTTGTCCGTTACGGAGATACAGCTGTATTAAGTACAGCTACTGCATCAAAAGAACCGAAGAATTTAGATTTCTTCCCATTGACTGTCAATTATGAAGAGAGACTATATGCTGTCGGAAAAATTCCAGGCGGATTCATTAAACGTGAAGGACGTCCAAGTGAAAAGGCGATTCTTGCGAGCCGATTAATTGACCGTCCAATCCGTCCGTTATTCCCTGATGGATTCCGCAACGATGTCCAGGTAATCAGCATTGTCATGAGTGTGGATCAGGATTGTTCATCAGAAATGGCCGCTATGTTTGGATCTTCATTAGCTCTATCCGTTTCAGATATCCCATTTGGAGGACCAATCGCTGGTGTCACAGTGGGAAGGATTGATGGCAAGTTTGTGATCAACCCATCTGTTGAAGAAACAGAAAAGAGTGATATGCATTTGGTTGTAGCAGGTACAATGGATGCAATCAACATGGTTGAAGCTGGTGCGGAAGAGGTGCCTGAAGAAGTCATGCTTGAAGCGATCATGTTCGGACATGACGAAATCAAGCGTCTGATTGCCTTCCAACAGGAAATCGTCGCGCAAGTAGGTAAAGAAAAAAGAGAGATTAAACTTTTTGAATTAGATAAAGATCTTGAAGCTGAAGTTCGCGGAGTTTGTGAGCAGGATATGATTTCTGCTATCCAGGTACAGGAAAAGCATGCTCGCGAAGATGCGATCAAAGAAGTGAAGAATGCAGTCGTCGCACGCTATGAAGAGCAGGAAGCGGATGATGACAAGCTTAAGCAAGTGAAACAAATCCTTGATAAAATCGTCAAAGGTGAAGTCCGCCGCTTGATTACGGAAGAAAAAGTACGTCCAGACGGCCGTGGAGTCGATGAAATCCGACCGCTTTCTTCTGAAGTAGGCTTGCTTCCTAGAACACATGGTTCTGGATTGTTCACCAGGGGACAAACTCAGGCACTAAGCATCTGTACACTAGGTGCAATGGGTGATGTTCAGATCCTTGACGGTCTTGGAATCGAAGAAGAAAAACGATTCATGCACCATTACAATTTCCCATTATTCTCTGTTGGCGAAACGGGTCCAATCCGTGGGCCGGGACGACGTGAAATCGGGCACGGTGCACTTGGTGAAAGAGCTCTTGAGCCTGTAATTCCGAATGAGAAAGACTTCCCTTACACTGTCCGTCTTGTATCAGAAGTACTCGAATCGAATGGTTCTACTTCACAGGCAAGTATTTGTGCTAGTACATTAGCGCTTATGGATGCAGGGGTGCCAATCAAAGCACCGGTTGCCGGTATTGCAATGGGTCTGATCAAATCTGGAGTACATTATTCTATTCTTTCAGATATCCAGGGTATGGAAGACCACCTTGGGGACATGGACTTTAAAGTAGCTGGAACTGCAAAAGGTGTTACAGCCTTGCAGATGGATATTAAGATTGAAGGATTATCCCGTGAGATTCTTGAGGAAGCTTTACAACAGGCGAAAAAAGGCCGTATGCATATTCTTGAATCCATGCTGGCAACGATCAAAGAACCGCGTGAACAGCTTTCAAAATATGCACCAAAAATCATCACTATGTGGATCAAACCTGATAAAATCCGCGACGTCATTGGGCCAAGCGGAAAACAAATCAACAAGATCATTGAAGAAACTGGCGTGAAAATCGATATCGAACAAGATGGTACGGTATTCATTGGCTCAGTAGATGAAGAAATGATCCAAAGAGCGAAGAAAATCATTGAAGACATTGTCCGTGAAGTTGAAGTCGGAGAAATGTACCTTGGAAAGGTCCGCCGTATTGAAAAGTTTGGTGCGTTCGTTGAAATCTTCCCTGGTAAGGATGGCTTAGTCCATATCTCTGAGCTTGCTGAAGAACGAGTTGGCAAAGTAGAAGACGTACTGAAGCTGGGAGATGAACTCCTCGTCAAGGTAACTGAAATCGACAAGCAAGGCAGAGTCAACCTTTCACGCAAGGCAGTCTTGAAAGAACAACGCGAAAAAGCTGAAAAGCAATCTTAA
- a CDS encoding polysaccharide deacetylase family protein, with translation MRKLVLISVLLIAAWIIVNNPFSHTYVSGLKSGTLEVAGNKNSLMSEIEMKAIEYEIEPSDARKDPVWKVVPGYNGLKVDIKKSYSKMEKEDKFDPQKLVFKQVPPQVHLSDLPPMAIYKGHPEKPMVSFIINVAWGNEYLTGMLATLKKHNVTASFFLEGRWVKNNPGMAKMISDAGHEIGNHSFTHPNMKQLSAPKINEEIRKTNEVIEAVTGVKTKWFAPPSGSYKDEVVEIAAAHKLGTVMWSVDTIDWQKPTPDKLINRVMGKIHNGAMILMHPTESTAVSLDQLITQIKAKDLQIGTVSDLLSENRIITPKKMKE, from the coding sequence ATGAGAAAGCTTGTATTAATTTCTGTTTTATTGATTGCTGCGTGGATCATCGTCAATAATCCATTCTCCCATACATATGTATCAGGACTTAAAAGCGGGACACTTGAAGTGGCAGGGAATAAGAACTCGTTGATGTCAGAAATTGAAATGAAGGCAATAGAATATGAAATCGAACCATCTGATGCCAGAAAAGATCCAGTCTGGAAGGTAGTTCCCGGCTATAATGGGCTTAAAGTAGATATCAAAAAGTCCTACAGCAAAATGGAGAAGGAAGATAAATTCGATCCGCAAAAGCTGGTTTTCAAGCAGGTACCCCCTCAAGTCCATTTAAGTGATTTACCGCCAATGGCCATTTATAAAGGACATCCTGAGAAGCCGATGGTAAGCTTCATTATTAATGTTGCATGGGGAAATGAATATTTGACAGGCATGCTGGCGACATTGAAGAAGCATAATGTCACCGCAAGTTTTTTCCTTGAAGGCAGATGGGTAAAGAATAACCCGGGCATGGCTAAGATGATTTCGGATGCGGGCCATGAGATAGGGAATCATTCATTCACGCATCCTAACATGAAGCAGCTTTCTGCTCCAAAAATCAATGAAGAAATTCGCAAGACGAATGAAGTGATTGAAGCAGTGACTGGGGTCAAGACTAAGTGGTTTGCACCCCCGAGTGGTTCATACAAGGATGAAGTGGTTGAAATTGCTGCAGCACATAAATTAGGGACCGTAATGTGGAGCGTCGACACGATCGATTGGCAGAAGCCCACTCCAGATAAACTGATCAACAGGGTGATGGGGAAGATCCATAATGGCGCAATGATCCTGATGCATCCAACAGAGTCTACTGCTGTCTCGCTTGATCAATTGATCACTCAAATTAAAGCCAAGGACCTGCAGATAGGAACTGTTTCCGATTTATTAAGTGAAAACCGGATAATAACGCCAAAAAAAATGAAAGAATAG
- a CDS encoding pitrilysin family protein, with protein MIKKYTCQNGVRIVLEQIPTVRSVAIGVWIGTGSRNENPENNGISHFLEHMFFKGTKTRTAREIAESFDSIGGQVNAFTSKEYTCYYAKVLDNHAPFALEVLADMFFNSTFDSEELNKEKNVVNEEIKMYEDTPDDIVHDLLSQAVYGDHPLGYPILGTEETLQSFTGEKLEQYMHDTYRPENVVISIAGNVPESFIKNAEDFFGSYEASKEKMEYIKPDFHATHASRKKETEQAHLCLGFEGLQIGHSDVYSLIVLNNVLGGSMSSRLFQEVREQRGLAYSVFSYHSAYRDSGMVTIYGGTGANQLNVLYETIQDTLAKLRAEGITEKELNNSKEQLKGSLMLSLESTNSRMSRNGKNELLLGRHRSLDEIVEQIDQVTKDSVDGMANKIFTDKYSVSLISPNGEMPNL; from the coding sequence ATGATAAAGAAATATACATGTCAAAATGGTGTAAGAATCGTACTAGAACAAATCCCGACTGTCCGTTCAGTCGCTATCGGTGTATGGATCGGAACGGGCTCCCGTAATGAGAATCCGGAGAACAATGGGATTTCACATTTTCTTGAGCATATGTTTTTCAAAGGCACCAAAACAAGGACTGCAAGAGAGATTGCAGAATCCTTTGATAGCATTGGCGGCCAAGTGAACGCATTCACTTCCAAGGAGTATACTTGCTATTACGCCAAGGTGTTGGATAATCATGCACCATTCGCGCTAGAAGTTTTAGCGGACATGTTCTTTAACTCTACTTTTGATTCAGAGGAATTGAATAAAGAGAAGAACGTTGTGAATGAAGAAATCAAGATGTATGAAGATACTCCTGATGATATCGTCCACGATTTGCTAAGCCAGGCTGTATACGGTGACCATCCGCTTGGTTATCCAATCCTTGGTACAGAAGAAACGCTCCAAAGTTTCACCGGTGAAAAGCTCGAACAGTATATGCATGATACCTATAGACCAGAAAATGTGGTCATTTCCATTGCTGGGAACGTACCTGAATCTTTCATTAAGAATGCTGAAGACTTCTTTGGCTCATATGAAGCGAGCAAGGAAAAGATGGAGTACATAAAACCGGACTTCCATGCAACACATGCTTCCAGGAAAAAAGAAACTGAACAAGCCCACCTGTGCCTTGGGTTCGAAGGATTGCAGATCGGCCACTCTGATGTCTATAGCCTGATCGTCTTGAACAATGTACTGGGGGGCAGCATGAGCAGCAGATTGTTCCAGGAAGTAAGGGAACAGCGTGGTCTAGCTTATTCTGTATTCTCCTATCACTCAGCTTACAGGGATAGCGGTATGGTAACGATTTACGGCGGGACCGGCGCTAATCAACTGAATGTTCTATATGAAACAATCCAGGACACGCTCGCGAAGCTGCGTGCGGAAGGAATTACCGAGAAAGAACTCAACAACAGCAAAGAACAGCTAAAAGGCAGCCTGATGTTAAGCCTTGAAAGCACCAACAGCCGCATGAGCAGGAACGGAAAAAATGAACTTCTGCTCGGAAGGCATCGCTCCCTTGATGAAATCGTCGAACAAATCGATCAAGTGACCAAGGACAGCGTCGACGGAATGGCCAATAAGATTTTCACAGACAAATATTCCGTTTCCTTGATCAGTCCAAATGGCGAAATGCCAAATTTATAA
- a CDS encoding YlmC/YmxH family sporulation protein — MKLSELGGKEIVDAKRAERLGVLGQTDLEINERSGQIEALIIPSLKWFGLRKQSGEVRVPWKHIKKIGTDMIIIDIPDDEE, encoded by the coding sequence ATGAAATTAAGTGAACTTGGCGGAAAGGAAATCGTCGATGCAAAAAGGGCAGAAAGATTGGGTGTTCTTGGTCAGACGGATTTAGAAATCAATGAACGTTCGGGCCAAATTGAAGCTTTGATCATTCCATCTTTAAAATGGTTCGGACTTCGCAAACAGTCAGGAGAAGTTAGGGTTCCGTGGAAGCATATAAAGAAAATAGGTACAGACATGATTATCATTGATATTCCTGATGATGAAGAGTAA